In one window of Gadus chalcogrammus isolate NIFS_2021 chromosome 12, NIFS_Gcha_1.0, whole genome shotgun sequence DNA:
- the LOC130393625 gene encoding oxysterol-binding protein-related protein 9-like, which yields MRTIFSLQICMWINKTSGQCPDSGDGHHWIAVWLGWMIARPTPYPTPPRAQFSVKMASIMEGPLSKWTNVMKGWQYRWFVLDYNAGLLSYYTSKDKMMRGSRRGCVRLRGAVIGIDDEDDSTFTITVDQKTFHFQGPS from the exons ATGAGAACCATCTTTTCTCTTCAAATATGTATGTGGATTAATAAAACATCAGGGCAATGTCCTGACTCCGGCGATGGCCACCACTGGATTGCTGTTTGGTTGGGTTGGATGATCGCGCGCCCCACACCATATCCGACTCCTCCCCGAGCGCAGTTCAGTGTAAAGATGGCGTCCATCATGGAGGGGCCGCTGAGTAAGTGGACTAACGTCATGAAAGGTTGGCAGTATCGTTGGTTTGTGTTGGATTACAATGCCGGCTTGCTGTCATACTACACG TCTAAGGACAAGATGATGCGAGGCTCAAGAAGAGGCTGTGTTCGTCTCAGG GGCGCTGTAATCGGCATTGATGACGAGGACGACAGCACATTCACCATCACCGTGGACCAAAAGACTTTCCATTTCCAAG GTCCATCCTGA